The following coding sequences are from one Paenibacillus stellifer window:
- a CDS encoding phage tail protein: protein MAGGIIDSLMYSVGFKFNNRGIRDAQSGVDRLTQRVEGMGRSIGRAVKSFGGLALAIGGVSSAASLFKKTIGGAMQLEQTQMQISALVGSAEKGQEVFDMINNMGLKSVFSEDDFLNAGKAFLPITKNVKELNYMLGVTERLASANPLEGMEGAAFSMKELASGDIASIAERFNIGKNDLRASGFDANGGALANIKALDKVLNQYGYTSEYVNEVNQSGAAQWDMLQSNIGNALKKSGTEAMNLLKGPLEKVNQWMGAGGLSKITSVLSNGIAGVVRFAINAGTNILNFVQRVTPKVKDMAASVGAWWQDVAPKIQALWDQIQPVVSLIADKLVSGLQALWPEIVNIAQGIADTAKSFVQWDGFLPVVAGLAAGILTFKAYTLATTIAVKAWTIATKIHTMWTQRATLAQKLFNLATKANVIGLIITALVALGVALFVAYKKSETFRKFVDGMWSGIKTATMAVLNFFKVTVPKYFMMAFNAVTNFLKNWGLVILGVIGGPIFLIAALVYKYWDQIKAVTISVFTAIGSWLGSVWGSIKSTVSGVAVAIWNKVTAAWNGLKTAISSAMEGIKSTMSSAWDSIVSAVSGVGEGIKSKLSGAWEAVKSTFLSGINWIIGKFNGMISSLNSVSIKNPFTGSEIAGVNIPLIPTIDGSHKNGLASVPWDGYVAELHKGERVLTANENKVYTPESAPARSASGSTGRVTVSPSINITVEGNADSGTVSSLKTTIHNEVLEIIMSALRSAGLDGA, encoded by the coding sequence ATGGCAGGCGGAATTATTGACTCTTTGATGTACAGCGTTGGCTTTAAGTTTAATAATCGCGGCATTCGCGACGCACAAAGCGGCGTAGACAGACTTACCCAGCGCGTCGAAGGCATGGGGCGGTCGATTGGTAGGGCGGTTAAAAGTTTTGGTGGACTCGCTCTTGCTATCGGTGGTGTGAGCTCGGCTGCAAGCCTGTTCAAAAAAACTATTGGCGGTGCTATGCAGCTTGAACAGACCCAAATGCAGATTTCGGCTTTGGTAGGATCTGCTGAAAAAGGGCAGGAAGTCTTCGACATGATCAACAACATGGGCCTGAAATCAGTCTTTTCGGAAGATGATTTTCTGAATGCTGGCAAAGCCTTTTTACCGATCACCAAAAACGTCAAAGAACTGAATTACATGCTTGGTGTAACCGAACGCTTGGCATCGGCCAATCCGCTTGAGGGGATGGAGGGCGCGGCGTTTTCCATGAAAGAGTTGGCCAGCGGTGACATCGCCTCTATTGCCGAACGTTTCAATATTGGCAAGAATGATCTTCGGGCATCAGGATTTGATGCCAATGGTGGCGCACTGGCTAATATCAAGGCACTGGATAAGGTGCTGAATCAATATGGATATACCTCAGAGTATGTCAACGAGGTCAATCAGTCCGGCGCAGCGCAGTGGGACATGCTGCAGTCCAATATCGGAAATGCACTGAAAAAATCAGGAACAGAAGCAATGAATTTGCTCAAGGGCCCGCTTGAAAAGGTAAACCAGTGGATGGGAGCAGGTGGACTCAGCAAAATCACAAGCGTGTTATCCAATGGGATTGCCGGAGTCGTCCGTTTTGCCATTAATGCAGGTACCAACATCCTGAATTTTGTCCAGCGGGTAACGCCGAAGGTCAAAGATATGGCGGCATCAGTCGGGGCCTGGTGGCAGGATGTAGCTCCGAAAATTCAGGCCTTGTGGGATCAGATTCAGCCTGTGGTAAGTCTGATTGCGGATAAGCTCGTTTCCGGCCTTCAGGCGCTGTGGCCTGAAATTGTGAACATCGCACAGGGGATTGCCGACACAGCAAAGAGTTTTGTCCAGTGGGATGGCTTTTTGCCGGTGGTAGCCGGTCTTGCAGCAGGGATACTTACCTTCAAAGCTTACACACTTGCTACGACGATAGCGGTTAAGGCGTGGACGATTGCAACAAAGATTCACACCATGTGGACACAACGCGCGACGCTCGCCCAAAAACTTTTCAACCTCGCAACAAAGGCGAATGTCATAGGGCTGATTATTACAGCTTTAGTTGCCCTGGGCGTCGCCTTGTTTGTGGCTTATAAAAAATCAGAAACATTCCGGAAATTTGTAGACGGAATGTGGTCCGGAATCAAGACCGCGACCATGGCGGTGCTTAATTTCTTCAAGGTGACAGTGCCCAAGTATTTCATGATGGCTTTCAACGCCGTCACCAATTTCCTGAAAAACTGGGGCCTTGTTATCCTGGGTGTGATCGGTGGTCCTATATTTCTGATCGCGGCGCTTGTCTATAAGTACTGGGACCAGATCAAGGCGGTAACAATCAGCGTATTTACGGCTATCGGATCGTGGCTCGGATCTGTTTGGGGCAGCATCAAAAGCACGGTATCCGGTGTCGCTGTCGCTATTTGGAATAAGGTAACAGCTGCCTGGAACGGCTTGAAGACGGCTATCTCGTCAGCGATGGAAGGCATAAAAAGTACAATGTCGTCAGCATGGGATTCTATTGTTTCTGCAGTTTCCGGAGTTGGTGAGGGGATAAAATCCAAGTTATCCGGAGCTTGGGAGGCCGTAAAATCAACATTCCTTAGTGGAATAAATTGGATTATTGGAAAATTCAATGGGATGATCTCATCCCTGAATTCGGTATCCATAAAAAATCCGTTCACCGGCTCCGAGATCGCAGGAGTCAACATCCCATTAATCCCGACGATTGATGGTAGCCACAAGAACGGTCTTGCGAGTGTTCCGTGGGATGGATATGTTGCGGAGCTTCATAAAGGTGAACGCGTCCTTACGGCAAACGAAAACAAGGTGTACACTCCGGAATCGGCGCCAGCACGTTCGGCCTCCGGCAGCACCGGTAGGGTGACAGTGAGCCCATCAATCAATATCACCGTTGAGGGCAACGCAGATAGCGGCACTGTCAGCAGCCTGAAAACGACCATACACAATGAGGTGCTGGAAATCATCATGTCTGCCCTGCGTAGCGCCGGATTGGATGGTGCGTAA
- a CDS encoding phage portal protein, with the protein MGIISRVVSGKRAYSLEDFDRSMFFRSRGHTLSGVSVTEESAMRFITVFSCIRVLAEGVGALPLHVYRRRAGGKGKDRAEDHPTFALLHDAPNNEMTSQAWRESQVGQLASSGNCYSVISLNRRGQVAEIYPVAWYNCRPVRNLQTNLLEYELNDRGKIEKLPAERILHIPGFGFDGIVGYSPIRMAAEAVGLGMAASEFTSRFYGQGMNIGSAIEFPNAMSPEAYERLRAWINETGPGLANSWKPIILEDGGKFSRFPLTFVDAQFIETRKMNRDEICGLFRVPPHMIANLERSTNNNIEHQSIEFVMHTLMPYLTRIEQACNLKLFTPEERAQGYYVKFNVSGLLRGDYKSRQEGLNIQRQNGIINADEWREMEEMNPIEDGSGEAYLVNGNMIPIEDADSLNDPAGEGGENTDVTSSNQRGNRRQ; encoded by the coding sequence ATGGGGATTATATCGCGGGTCGTCAGCGGTAAGCGGGCTTACTCGCTGGAAGACTTCGACCGTTCGATGTTCTTTCGCTCACGGGGGCACACCCTGTCTGGAGTGAGTGTAACGGAGGAGTCGGCCATGCGGTTCATCACCGTCTTTTCCTGCATCCGGGTACTGGCGGAGGGGGTCGGCGCGCTGCCGCTGCATGTCTACCGGCGGCGAGCGGGCGGCAAGGGAAAGGACCGGGCGGAAGATCACCCTACCTTCGCCCTGCTGCACGATGCGCCGAACAACGAAATGACCTCGCAGGCCTGGCGAGAAAGCCAGGTTGGGCAGCTCGCCAGCAGCGGGAATTGTTATTCGGTGATCTCGCTCAACCGGCGTGGCCAGGTCGCGGAGATTTATCCGGTCGCCTGGTATAACTGCCGGCCAGTCCGCAACCTGCAGACGAACCTGCTGGAGTACGAGTTGAACGACCGCGGGAAGATCGAGAAGCTGCCGGCCGAGCGTATCCTGCACATTCCGGGATTCGGCTTTGACGGCATCGTCGGGTACTCCCCGATCCGGATGGCAGCGGAGGCGGTCGGCCTGGGCATGGCCGCGTCAGAGTTTACATCCCGCTTTTACGGCCAGGGAATGAACATCGGCAGCGCCATCGAGTTTCCGAATGCCATGTCTCCGGAGGCATACGAACGCTTGAGAGCCTGGATTAACGAGACAGGTCCGGGTCTGGCGAACTCCTGGAAGCCGATCATCTTAGAGGACGGCGGGAAATTCAGCCGTTTCCCTCTGACCTTCGTCGATGCTCAGTTTATCGAAACGCGCAAAATGAACCGAGATGAAATCTGCGGATTGTTCCGGGTGCCTCCGCACATGATTGCCAATCTGGAGCGCAGCACGAACAACAATATCGAGCATCAGAGTATTGAATTCGTGATGCACACCCTGATGCCGTACCTGACCCGGATCGAACAGGCCTGCAACCTGAAGCTGTTCACGCCGGAAGAGCGGGCTCAGGGGTACTACGTCAAGTTTAACGTTTCCGGCCTGCTGCGCGGCGACTACAAGAGCCGGCAGGAAGGACTCAACATCCAGCGCCAAAACGGCATTATCAACGCCGACGAATGGCGCGAGATGGAGGAAATGAACCCGATTGAAGACGGCAGCGGCGAAGCCTATCTCGTGAACGGCAACATGATCCCGATCGAGGACGCCGACAGCCTGAATGATCCAGCCGGGGAAGGGGGTGAGAATACAGATGTCACAAGTTCAAATCAAAGGGGTAATCGTCGCCAATGA
- a CDS encoding phage major capsid protein produces MNLQQLLQARAAKIDRQGEMLNKAKTEARDLTNEEETEFDGLEAEIAELDNKIKVAQKRDERLENHEARMRDLDNSSERPYRNPVPGPAPSDKKENYGFSSFGEFVDAVRFGDNKGRLRAIRNDFSMGSGTEGGFAVPEQFREEILQLMAEQSVVRPRAQVIPPGTPPDAKITIPSFVQGANGAYGGATVSWIAEGGAKPKTSAELGEITLEPYEVAAHVIVTDKLLRNWSAASAFIRNLLSQAMVAAEDTAFLKGDGTGKPTGVIPAAGRVLINRATASKISYLDLVAMRARFLPNSLENAIWVVAQSALPQIMTLQDPNGNYIFINGDASKGIPATLMGIPIRFTGKTGPLGQVGDVSLLDLSYYLIKDGSGPFIQASEHVEFVNNKTVIKCFWNVDGKPWVATPLKLEDGVTTASPYVVLGAPSV; encoded by the coding sequence ATGAATCTTCAACAACTGCTGCAGGCCCGTGCGGCCAAGATTGACCGTCAAGGCGAAATGCTGAACAAGGCGAAGACCGAAGCCCGGGACCTCACGAACGAAGAGGAAACGGAATTCGACGGCCTGGAAGCGGAGATTGCGGAGCTGGACAACAAGATCAAGGTTGCCCAGAAGCGTGATGAGCGCCTGGAAAACCACGAAGCGCGCATGCGCGATCTGGATAACAGCAGTGAGCGTCCTTACCGCAACCCTGTACCCGGCCCGGCTCCGTCGGACAAGAAAGAGAATTACGGCTTCTCGTCCTTCGGCGAATTCGTGGATGCGGTGCGGTTCGGCGACAACAAAGGCCGGCTGCGTGCTATCCGCAATGATTTCTCCATGGGGAGCGGCACAGAAGGCGGATTCGCAGTCCCGGAACAATTCCGTGAAGAGATCCTGCAGCTGATGGCTGAACAGTCCGTTGTCCGCCCGCGTGCGCAGGTCATCCCTCCGGGAACACCGCCGGATGCCAAGATCACCATCCCGTCCTTTGTCCAAGGCGCGAACGGCGCATACGGCGGGGCGACAGTCTCCTGGATCGCAGAAGGCGGCGCCAAGCCGAAGACCTCCGCAGAGCTCGGCGAAATCACGCTGGAGCCGTACGAAGTAGCCGCGCACGTTATCGTGACGGACAAGCTGCTGCGTAACTGGAGCGCTGCTTCTGCGTTCATCCGTAACCTGCTTTCTCAAGCGATGGTAGCGGCGGAAGACACGGCGTTCCTGAAGGGCGATGGAACAGGCAAGCCTACCGGTGTTATTCCGGCCGCGGGCCGCGTCCTCATCAACCGGGCTACCGCAAGCAAGATCAGCTACCTTGACCTGGTCGCCATGCGTGCGCGCTTCCTGCCGAATTCGCTGGAGAATGCCATCTGGGTTGTGGCGCAAAGCGCCCTGCCGCAGATCATGACGCTGCAGGACCCGAACGGCAATTATATCTTCATCAACGGCGATGCGTCGAAAGGTATCCCGGCCACACTGATGGGCATTCCGATCCGCTTCACGGGCAAGACTGGCCCGCTCGGCCAAGTCGGTGATGTGTCGCTGCTGGATCTGTCCTACTACCTGATCAAGGACGGCTCCGGTCCGTTTATCCAGGCCTCCGAGCATGTCGAATTCGTCAACAACAAGACGGTCATCAAGTGCTTTTGGAACGTGGACGGCAAGCCGTGGGTAGCGACTCCGCTGAAGCTGGAAGACGGCGTGACAACGGCGAGCCCGTATGTCGTGCTGGGTGCTCCGTCTGTATAA
- a CDS encoding DUF3383 family protein, whose product MAGLSDVTVTISVATPTPILGFGKPLIIGTSAAGKEYKSYSDLAGVATDYATGTEEYKAAKAVFAQKNPPAEIAIAQRKTGAPADTVEGFMAAMLLKDWHFLIQTSAAVADITDVADIIEADKSRQYIARSATLADLATIKAEGYERTAVIYHEDIANYPDAAWVGAVGSLPVGSVTWKDWTLIGIDPLDLTASELAAIHAAGANTYVTKAGRNVTSEGKTVSGSYIDLVHSQDYVVFSIQNAVQTLFGSVQDQRQKVPYDNTGIAMIEGQVRTVLQRAFKNGMIATDDDGQPQFTTTFPRASEVDAADKAARRYPDGKFSFVLAGAIHSASITGTITFE is encoded by the coding sequence TTGGCAGGATTGAGTGACGTTACCGTTACAATATCGGTTGCAACACCGACGCCGATTCTTGGATTCGGCAAACCGCTTATCATCGGGACATCAGCGGCAGGTAAAGAGTATAAGTCTTATTCGGACTTGGCGGGCGTAGCAACTGACTATGCAACCGGCACCGAGGAGTACAAGGCCGCGAAGGCCGTTTTCGCGCAGAAGAATCCGCCTGCAGAGATCGCCATCGCCCAGCGCAAGACGGGTGCACCGGCGGATACGGTAGAAGGATTTATGGCGGCCATGCTGCTTAAGGACTGGCATTTCCTGATCCAGACGAGCGCAGCCGTGGCGGACATTACGGACGTGGCGGACATCATCGAGGCGGACAAGTCTCGTCAGTACATTGCCCGATCGGCTACACTGGCTGACCTTGCGACGATTAAGGCCGAGGGATACGAGCGAACAGCGGTCATCTATCATGAGGACATCGCCAATTATCCGGATGCTGCTTGGGTGGGTGCTGTCGGCAGCCTGCCGGTCGGAAGCGTGACCTGGAAGGACTGGACGCTGATCGGCATTGACCCGTTGGACCTGACGGCTTCGGAGCTGGCTGCCATCCATGCGGCCGGAGCCAATACTTACGTAACCAAGGCGGGGCGTAACGTCACCAGTGAGGGCAAGACAGTGTCCGGCTCTTATATTGACCTGGTGCATAGCCAGGATTACGTCGTGTTTAGCATCCAAAATGCTGTTCAGACGTTATTCGGCTCCGTACAGGATCAACGGCAAAAGGTGCCATATGACAATACCGGCATTGCCATGATCGAGGGCCAAGTGCGAACAGTGCTGCAACGCGCGTTTAAAAACGGAATGATCGCCACGGACGACGACGGGCAGCCGCAGTTTACGACGACATTCCCGCGCGCTTCCGAGGTCGATGCTGCGGACAAGGCAGCACGGCGGTATCCGGATGGTAAATTCAGCTTTGTGCTGGCCGGTGCGATTCACAGTGCGTCCATTACCGGCACTATTACATTCGAGTAA
- a CDS encoding head maturation protease, ClpP-related produces MSQVQIKGVIVANDDLWIYEWFEMEATSPNKVAEEIAAANGEELEIYINSPGGDVFAGSEIYSMLKEYKGSTTGKIVGIAASAASVAAMGIKNLLIAPTAQIMIHNVSSMAAGDYRTMQHESEVLKNWNTSIANAYALKSGVSTDELLRMMNKETWLTAQQALEQKFVDGILFDEERTLSFAAAAGGRGLLPRPVIDKVRNELLAARKPVPPPEAERTPKAPLSLYEKIKAHNERKYV; encoded by the coding sequence ATGTCACAAGTTCAAATCAAAGGGGTAATCGTCGCCAATGATGACCTTTGGATTTACGAATGGTTTGAAATGGAGGCGACTTCTCCGAACAAGGTAGCCGAGGAAATTGCCGCGGCGAACGGCGAGGAACTTGAGATTTACATCAATTCTCCGGGCGGTGACGTGTTTGCCGGTTCCGAAATCTATTCGATGCTCAAGGAGTACAAGGGAAGCACCACCGGAAAAATTGTCGGGATTGCTGCAAGCGCCGCTTCGGTAGCTGCGATGGGCATTAAGAACCTGCTCATTGCGCCGACAGCGCAGATCATGATTCACAACGTTTCGTCCATGGCGGCGGGGGATTACCGGACCATGCAGCACGAATCCGAAGTGCTGAAGAACTGGAACACCTCCATCGCCAACGCCTATGCCTTAAAAAGCGGAGTCTCGACGGACGAACTGCTGCGGATGATGAATAAAGAGACCTGGCTGACTGCGCAGCAGGCCCTTGAACAGAAATTCGTGGACGGCATCCTGTTTGATGAGGAGCGAACGCTGTCCTTTGCGGCGGCAGCCGGCGGACGGGGACTGCTGCCGCGGCCGGTCATCGACAAGGTCCGGAACGAATTGCTAGCAGCCAGAAAACCAGTTCCACCCCCTGAAGCAGAGCGGACGCCTAAGGCACCGCTTTCTTTGTATGAGAAAATCAAAGCCCACAACGAAAGGAAGTATGTATAA
- a CDS encoding Gp138 family membrane-puncturing spike protein, with protein sequence MSKSSAAAALGKLLASHSGQQADNLDVAMTCKVLTFDPAALVADVQPLVQTGDEAPAPILEVPVTGLRVLFGGAETVLRPALHVGDTVLVVCCDAEIQNTLSGQVAAPDTARRHSRNDSVVIGVMPCCL encoded by the coding sequence GTGAGCAAATCAAGCGCGGCAGCAGCACTCGGCAAACTCTTAGCCTCACACAGCGGGCAGCAGGCGGATAACCTCGATGTCGCCATGACCTGCAAGGTGCTGACCTTTGATCCGGCGGCGCTGGTGGCCGATGTGCAGCCGCTTGTCCAGACAGGAGACGAGGCGCCGGCGCCGATCTTGGAAGTCCCAGTAACTGGCCTGCGGGTGTTGTTTGGCGGCGCGGAAACAGTCCTGCGACCGGCCCTGCATGTCGGGGATACGGTGCTGGTCGTCTGCTGTGACGCAGAGATACAAAATACGCTTTCTGGACAGGTTGCGGCGCCGGACACCGCCAGGCGGCACAGCCGGAATGATTCCGTCGTCATAGGAGTGATGCCATGCTGTCTTTAA
- a CDS encoding DUF2634 domain-containing protein, giving the protein MLSLKVDDTGDLVFSGGELRMVSGPEEIAQCCRMILGTNKGEWFLDLDFGIDFSRILGKDVTEEDVRDELTEGMLREPRIQTVDNVDVVFDRAARTVTATITATAINGDIITVEGVEKIVG; this is encoded by the coding sequence ATGCTGTCTTTAAAGGTAGACGATACCGGCGACCTGGTATTTTCCGGCGGGGAGCTGCGGATGGTCTCCGGTCCAGAGGAGATTGCGCAGTGCTGCCGGATGATCCTTGGAACAAATAAAGGCGAGTGGTTTCTGGATCTGGATTTCGGTATCGACTTCAGCCGGATTCTCGGCAAAGACGTGACTGAGGAGGATGTCAGGGACGAACTGACCGAAGGGATGCTCCGGGAACCACGTATCCAAACCGTTGATAACGTAGATGTGGTATTTGACCGAGCTGCCCGAACGGTTACTGCAACAATTACGGCCACGGCCATAAACGGCGACATCATCACGGTGGAGGGGGTGGAAAAGATTGTTGGATAG
- a CDS encoding phage baseplate plug family protein, with protein sequence MDYIEIDKDGLPYRFDISIADELFTMEIHYNAEYDFFTVDLEDADGNTLVTGEKLIYGQSLFADVWDSRFPKLPIVPWDESEQSTEVTWNTLGTSVFLYIVDEEDEDDGS encoded by the coding sequence ATGGATTATATTGAGATCGACAAAGACGGCCTGCCGTACCGGTTTGATATCTCCATCGCGGACGAGCTGTTCACGATGGAGATCCACTACAATGCTGAGTATGACTTCTTCACCGTCGACCTGGAGGACGCCGATGGCAATACACTGGTGACGGGTGAAAAGCTCATCTATGGCCAGTCTCTTTTTGCGGATGTATGGGACTCTCGCTTCCCAAAACTTCCGATCGTCCCATGGGATGAATCTGAACAAAGTACAGAGGTCACGTGGAACACGCTGGGCACCAGCGTGTTTTTGTATATCGTGGACGAGGAGGACGAAGACGATGGCTCTTAA
- a CDS encoding phage neck terminator protein, translating into MLPFKQIRLTIARGLKAAAGVPAIPLNDNGDIPKGSFLTYSFSEFGDTDDARPIITQEGDKSIRSKAVTFTVSVLSYADSVDDSVENAMKAQDWFKVAGAEQLRDTLDVVVVRVGSVENRDINIGEEWERRQGFEVDLRATDVVESTLNWIETAPITKE; encoded by the coding sequence ATGCTCCCGTTTAAACAGATCCGATTGACCATCGCCCGCGGGCTTAAAGCGGCAGCCGGCGTCCCGGCCATCCCCCTGAATGATAACGGTGATATTCCGAAAGGATCATTCCTGACCTATTCTTTCAGCGAATTTGGGGACACGGACGACGCCCGGCCGATCATCACCCAGGAGGGCGATAAAAGCATTCGCAGCAAGGCTGTGACGTTCACCGTTTCTGTCCTATCCTACGCCGATTCGGTAGATGATAGCGTCGAAAACGCCATGAAGGCGCAGGACTGGTTCAAAGTGGCTGGCGCAGAGCAGTTGCGAGACACGTTGGATGTCGTCGTTGTCCGTGTCGGATCCGTCGAGAACCGGGATATCAATATTGGCGAGGAATGGGAACGCCGGCAGGGCTTTGAAGTCGACCTCCGGGCAACGGATGTGGTCGAATCTACCCTGAATTGGATTGAAACAGCACCAATTACAAAGGAGTGA
- a CDS encoding phage baseplate protein has product MAKIDGKYITVETEAPDYPVTVTEQPVEKGVSLVDHVQTGAWTMSLSGLIVGPDADKTRAYIIAAKDKGKIVKYIGRNRFTGVITAFSTSHDYTVANGMTFSMDLREVRIATSSYVATLPAPVKAQAAAVANKGTQQPKNKSKSKGKGKGGKKKTSSSNTKNKKATSASSVINKPTRAPIKPGNKWGTGNLM; this is encoded by the coding sequence ATGGCAAAGATTGACGGCAAGTACATCACAGTAGAGACGGAGGCGCCGGATTATCCGGTAACCGTCACGGAGCAGCCGGTCGAAAAAGGGGTCAGCCTTGTCGATCACGTCCAAACCGGAGCCTGGACCATGTCTCTCTCCGGTTTGATCGTAGGTCCGGATGCGGACAAGACTCGTGCGTACATTATTGCAGCCAAGGACAAAGGTAAAATCGTCAAATACATTGGGCGTAATAGATTTACCGGGGTCATTACGGCATTTAGCACAAGCCATGATTACACGGTGGCCAATGGTATGACCTTTTCGATGGATCTGCGCGAGGTACGTATCGCTACATCGTCCTATGTTGCGACGTTGCCGGCCCCGGTTAAGGCACAGGCTGCTGCCGTCGCCAACAAAGGGACACAGCAGCCAAAGAATAAGTCTAAGAGCAAAGGCAAGGGCAAAGGCGGAAAGAAAAAGACATCCAGCTCCAACACGAAGAACAAGAAAGCGACCAGTGCCAGTAGCGTCATAAACAAGCCTACCCGCGCACCGATCAAGCCCGGCAACAAGTGGGGCACAGGTAACCTGATGTGA
- a CDS encoding phage protein, translated as MALKNFGRMVEVMTTNMSFSLANYTMEGTVPFDSDSLPNESEIRIWNLSQTTINRIVKNAVLMVNAGYTGDVGTILHGRISAVRTKWEGVDKITTINVLDSEDLSTREIKKEIAFAKGSYASAIIKQLAGLIGLPIAQMQLAKDYRYKSGYSAKGKVTDIISDVAKDCGTSVYINQGKLYVRPLRIGADSVFELNPDTGLIGSPEYFEEDGHKGYNCSVQLQRRITTASVLKLTCREWSGQLHVRSGTHKFSNTGDFSTEVEAIM; from the coding sequence ATGGCTCTTAAGAATTTCGGCCGGATGGTCGAAGTCATGACGACCAATATGTCGTTTTCCCTGGCGAATTACACCATGGAGGGCACCGTGCCCTTTGACTCCGACTCCTTGCCGAACGAATCTGAAATCCGGATTTGGAACCTCTCTCAGACAACAATCAATCGCATTGTCAAAAATGCCGTGTTGATGGTCAACGCCGGATACACCGGAGATGTCGGTACCATCCTCCACGGCCGTATTTCGGCGGTGCGCACCAAGTGGGAGGGCGTAGACAAGATCACGACGATTAATGTCCTGGACAGCGAGGATTTGTCCACACGCGAGATAAAAAAGGAGATTGCTTTTGCCAAAGGCAGCTATGCCAGTGCCATCATTAAACAGCTGGCCGGACTTATCGGGCTGCCCATTGCGCAGATGCAGCTCGCCAAGGACTACCGGTACAAAAGTGGGTACAGCGCCAAAGGCAAGGTGACGGACATCATTTCGGACGTTGCCAAGGACTGCGGGACATCGGTTTATATCAATCAAGGCAAATTGTACGTGCGCCCGCTCCGAATCGGCGCCGACTCCGTATTTGAGCTCAACCCGGATACCGGGCTGATCGGCTCCCCGGAATATTTTGAGGAGGACGGACACAAGGGATATAACTGCTCCGTACAGCTTCAGCGGCGGATCACGACGGCATCAGTCCTTAAGCTGACCTGCCGTGAATGGTCCGGCCAGCTGCATGTGAGGAGCGGAACGCACAAGTTTAGCAATACAGGAGACTTTTCGACGGAAGTGGAGGCGATTATGTGA
- a CDS encoding phage structural protein codes for MAEARTYDANDITVTVDGVYLTGFSEDLVTVAKDEDNISVKVGAQGDVIVNKVNNPLGTITITLQATSPQVPFLDKLARTGQKVPVIVTNNGEPKEIGTATEAIIKKPADREYGAEAGDRSYEFQCLDLDIA; via the coding sequence GTGGCTGAAGCAAGAACGTATGATGCTAATGACATTACGGTAACAGTCGACGGCGTTTATCTCACTGGATTTAGCGAGGACTTGGTGACCGTTGCCAAGGATGAGGACAATATCTCCGTCAAGGTGGGCGCGCAGGGTGATGTCATTGTCAACAAGGTCAATAATCCATTAGGGACGATCACCATCACGCTGCAGGCGACAAGCCCACAAGTCCCGTTTCTGGATAAGTTGGCCCGAACCGGACAAAAGGTCCCGGTGATCGTCACTAACAATGGCGAACCTAAAGAGATCGGTACGGCGACCGAGGCCATTATCAAAAAGCCGGCAGATCGGGAATACGGCGCTGAAGCGGGCGACCGCAGCTACGAATTCCAGTGCCTTGACCTGGACATCGCTTAA